The following is a genomic window from Neosynechococcus sphagnicola sy1.
TTAGTCATCAATATGTAGCCACCCGTGCTGCGGAAATTCTCCACCAACCCCTGACGGATTTGCGGCTGATTACCTGCCATTTGGGGAATGGTTGCTCTTTAGCGGCCATTCACCAGGGGCATAGTATCGACACGACAATGGGCTTTACGCCCTTAGAAGGGCTGATGATGGGCTGCCGCTCTGGATCGGTTGATCCGGGGATTTTGCTGCACCTGATCCGCCACCACCATCTCGATGCTCAACAACTAGATACATTATTAAATCAAGAATCGGGTCTGAAGGGGGTGTCTGGTAGCTCTGGGGATATGCGCCAAATTCTCAAGCAGGCGGCGGCGGGGGATGGGCAGGCAAATCTAGCACTAGCGGTTTATATTCATCGCCTGCGATCGCACATCGGATCGATGTTAGCGGCGCTTGGAGGGCTGGATGCCTTGGTGTTCACCGGAGGGGTGGGGGAAAATGCGGCCCCGATTCGGGCGGCGGTTTGTGAAGCCTTTGGCTTTTTAGGCTTGAACTTAGATCTGGCCCAAAATATGCAGTCTCCTTGTGATCAAGATATTGCCACCCTGGATTCACGGGTGCGAGTGCTGGTCATTCATACCCAAGAAGATTGGGCGATCGCCCAAGAATGTTGGCGACTCAGCCAATCCCCTCAGAAGGCCGTAGTAACCACGCACGTCCCATAATGTCCCAGAGACTTAGTCCTCACAGCCGCTTCCACTCCTGAAGGGGAATAAGATAAGCTCAATTTATTATTTCAGTAGTGGGAGGATTTCCCCCTTGAAAATCTCGACAACATCAGGTTTGGTGGGCTTCTTACTGACACTCTCTGCCCTTCATCCCCCAGAAGCAACCGCTGCCCTGAACCAGTCATCAGCACAGCATGCTCCGCCAACGATTGAAGCCCGGTTGACGGCTATTACCGCAGCCCTTCGCAGTCGAGAAACC
Proteins encoded in this region:
- a CDS encoding acetate/propionate family kinase, with the translated sequence MKILVLNAGSSSHKSCLYEFGDSLPEQPLKPLWEAQVDWASQPGMAELRVKTVDIPSYETVFPSVSRFEDTLRLLQTIWSGEVPVVSQPGDIDIVGHRVVHGGRDYQESTWVNPAVKAEIAQLATLAPVHNPVNLQGIDIIEQCLGTVPQVAVFDTAFHSQMPMAAKVYPIPWQWFEQGIQRYGFHGISHQYVATRAAEILHQPLTDLRLITCHLGNGCSLAAIHQGHSIDTTMGFTPLEGLMMGCRSGSVDPGILLHLIRHHHLDAQQLDTLLNQESGLKGVSGSSGDMRQILKQAAAGDGQANLALAVYIHRLRSHIGSMLAALGGLDALVFTGGVGENAAPIRAAVCEAFGFLGLNLDLAQNMQSPCDQDIATLDSRVRVLVIHTQEDWAIAQECWRLSQSPQKAVVTTHVP
- the grrA gene encoding GrrA/OscA1 family cyclophane-containing rSAM-modified RiPP → MKISTTSGLVGFLLTLSALHPPEATAALNQSSAQHAPPTIEARLTAITAALRSRETQLPEAPQTLPFDLKEGLKLAWGNWGNWRNGSWRNGGWRDWRNGWRDGGGFVNFRNW